From the genome of Mustela lutreola isolate mMusLut2 chromosome 16, mMusLut2.pri, whole genome shotgun sequence, one region includes:
- the KASH5 gene encoding protein KASH5 isoform X8, translating into MRSLVVAGALRVGEPLSAPPGDGGRLLASPAAAEQPGWPMDVPESRAGGPTAKMYLWDQLEEGSLGTLLSLEEQILNSTFEACDTQKTGLVAVTHVLAYLEAVTGQDPQDARLQTLACNLDPNGEGPQATVDLDTFLTVMRDWIAACQLDGGLELEEETAFKGALTSQQPPSGCPEAEEPANLESFGGEDPRAELPTTADLLSSLEDLELSNRRLAGENSKLQRSLETAEEGSTRLGEEITTLRKQLRSTQQALQCAKAVDEELEDLKTLAKGLEDQNRSLLAQARQTEKEQQHLVAEMETLQEENGKLLAERDGVKRRSEELATEKEVLKRQLYECERLICQRDAVLSERTRHAESLAKTLEEYRTTTQELRLEISHLEEQLSQTHEGPDELLEGAQARRVGWTRLLPPSLGVEIEAIRQKQLLLSQKQEVAAAALSSPLCGVWQWEEVITETDEEVEFLPEAPAGTLRHLQGEIVHLQGGRKERSMWLPRREEEEEAVPQIMANLPSPLADPHHGDVLGSPPERITRPPLIPAPVLGLLLLLLLSVLLLGQSPPPTWPHLQLCYLQPPPV; encoded by the exons GAGCTCTCAGAGTCGGTGAGCCTTTGTCAGCCCCTCCCGGTGATGGAGGCAGGCTGTTAGCCTCTCCAGCAGCTGCAGAACAACCAGGGTGGCCCATGGATGTGCCAGAGAGTCGCGCGGGTGGCCCCACTGCAAAAA TGTACCTCTGGGACCAGTTGGAGGAGGGGAGCCTCGGGACGCTGCTGAGCTTGGAGGAGCAAATACTCAACTCTACGTTCGAAGCTTGTGACACCCAGAAGACAG GCCTTGTGGCTGTGACCCACGTACTAGCGTACCTGGAGGCTGTGACAGGACAGGACCCCCAGGATGCACGCCTCCAAACACTGGCCTGCAACCTGGACCCCAATGGGGAAGGCCCTCAGGCCACTGTGGACTTGGACACCTTTCTGACCGTCATGAGGGACTGGATCGCTGCCTGTCAGTTGGATGG GGGATTAGAGCTGGAAGAGGAGACAGCCTTCAAGGGGGCCCTGACCTCCCAGCAACCGCCATCTG gatgCCCAGAAGCGGAAGAGCCAGCCAACCTAGAGAGCTTTGGAGGCGAAGACCCCAGAGCTGAGCT GCCCACCACCGCTGACCTGCTGAGCAGCCTGGAGGACCTGGAGCTCAGCAACCGCAGGCTGGCCGGGGAGAACTCCAAGCTCCAGCGCAGCCTGGAGACCGCCGAGGAGGGGTCCACGCGCCTCGGAGAGGAGATCACGACCCTGCGCAAGCAGCTTCGCAG CACCCAGCAGGCCCTGCAGTGTGCCAAGGCCGTGGATGAGGAGCTGGAGGACCTGAAGACGCTGGCCAAGGGCCTGGAGGATCAGAATCGCAGCCTCCTGGCCCAGGCCCGGCAGACG GAAAAGGAACAGCAGCATCTGGTGGCCGAGATGGAGACTCTGCAGGAGGAG AACGGGAAGCTGCTGGCGGAGCGGGATGGCGTCAAAAGGAGGAGTGAGGAGCTGGCCACGGAGAAGGAGGTTTTGAAG CGGCAGCTCTATGAGTGTGAACGCCTCATTTGCCAACGAGATGCCGTCCTCTCAGAG CGCACTCGCCATGCGGAGAGTCTGGCCAAGACGTTGGAGGAGTACAGAACGACCACCCAG GAACTGAGGCTGGAAATCTCACATCTGGAGGAGCAGCTGAGTCAGACCCATGAGGGGCCGGATGA GCTACTGGAAGGGGCCCAGGCAAGAAGAGTGGGCTGGACCAGGCTGCTGCCCCCGTCACTGGGCGTGGAGATCGAGGCCATACGGCAG AAACAGCTTCTCCTCTCCCAGAAACAAGAAGTGGCAGCCGCTGCTCTCTCCAGCCCTCTGTGTGGAGTGTGGCAGTGGGAGGAGGTCATCACTGAgacagatgaggaagtggagtTTCTGCCTGAAGCCCCAGCTGGTACACTG AGACACTTGCAGGGAGAGATAGTGCACcttcagggaggaaggaaggagcgaTCAATGTG GTTGcccagaagagaggaagaggaggaagcagtgccCCAGATCATG GCCAATCTCCCCAGCCCTCTGGCGGACCCGCATCATGGAGATGTTCTGGGAAGCCCTCCTGAGAG GATCACTCGGCCCCCACTGATCCCGGCCCCCGTCCtgggcctgctgctgctgctgctgctgtccgTCCTGCTGCTGGGCCAGTCCCCGCCACCCACCtggccccacctccagctctgcTACCTCCAGCCCCCGCCAGTGTGA
- the KASH5 gene encoding protein KASH5 isoform X2 gives MRSLVVAGALRVGEPLSAPPGDGGRLLASPAAAEQPGWPMDVPESRAGGPTAKMYLWDQLEEGSLGTLLSLEEQILNSTFEACDTQKTGLVAVTHVLAYLEAVTGQDPQDARLQTLACNLDPNGEGPQATVDLDTFLTVMRDWIAACQLDGGLELEEETAFKGALTSQQPPSGCPEAEEPANLESFGGEDPRAELPTTADLLSSLEDLELSNRRLAGENSKLQRSLETAEEGSTRLGEEITTLRKQLRSTQQALQCAKAVDEELEDLKTLAKGLEDQNRSLLAQARQTEKEQQHLVAEMETLQEENGKLLAERDGVKRRSEELATEKEVLKRQLYECERLICQRDAVLSERTRHAESLAKTLEEYRTTTQELRLEISHLEEQLSQTHEGPDELLEGAQARRVGWTRLLPPSLGVEIEAIRQKQLLLSQKQEVAAAALSSPLCGVWQWEEVITETDEEVEFLPEAPAGTLRHLQGEIVHLQGGRKERSMWLPRREEEEEAVPQIMANLPSPLADPHHGDVLGSPPESPTEPQPQQALVPVPRELVPIRSPRWGQLCLPSLQPEPLRCAPRHFQNEGGRHTLGYCPQLRQPQQPPALGPSLSAGLPPTRITRPPLIPAPVLGLLLLLLLSVLLLGQSPPPTWPHLQLCYLQPPPV, from the exons GAGCTCTCAGAGTCGGTGAGCCTTTGTCAGCCCCTCCCGGTGATGGAGGCAGGCTGTTAGCCTCTCCAGCAGCTGCAGAACAACCAGGGTGGCCCATGGATGTGCCAGAGAGTCGCGCGGGTGGCCCCACTGCAAAAA TGTACCTCTGGGACCAGTTGGAGGAGGGGAGCCTCGGGACGCTGCTGAGCTTGGAGGAGCAAATACTCAACTCTACGTTCGAAGCTTGTGACACCCAGAAGACAG GCCTTGTGGCTGTGACCCACGTACTAGCGTACCTGGAGGCTGTGACAGGACAGGACCCCCAGGATGCACGCCTCCAAACACTGGCCTGCAACCTGGACCCCAATGGGGAAGGCCCTCAGGCCACTGTGGACTTGGACACCTTTCTGACCGTCATGAGGGACTGGATCGCTGCCTGTCAGTTGGATGG GGGATTAGAGCTGGAAGAGGAGACAGCCTTCAAGGGGGCCCTGACCTCCCAGCAACCGCCATCTG gatgCCCAGAAGCGGAAGAGCCAGCCAACCTAGAGAGCTTTGGAGGCGAAGACCCCAGAGCTGAGCT GCCCACCACCGCTGACCTGCTGAGCAGCCTGGAGGACCTGGAGCTCAGCAACCGCAGGCTGGCCGGGGAGAACTCCAAGCTCCAGCGCAGCCTGGAGACCGCCGAGGAGGGGTCCACGCGCCTCGGAGAGGAGATCACGACCCTGCGCAAGCAGCTTCGCAG CACCCAGCAGGCCCTGCAGTGTGCCAAGGCCGTGGATGAGGAGCTGGAGGACCTGAAGACGCTGGCCAAGGGCCTGGAGGATCAGAATCGCAGCCTCCTGGCCCAGGCCCGGCAGACG GAAAAGGAACAGCAGCATCTGGTGGCCGAGATGGAGACTCTGCAGGAGGAG AACGGGAAGCTGCTGGCGGAGCGGGATGGCGTCAAAAGGAGGAGTGAGGAGCTGGCCACGGAGAAGGAGGTTTTGAAG CGGCAGCTCTATGAGTGTGAACGCCTCATTTGCCAACGAGATGCCGTCCTCTCAGAG CGCACTCGCCATGCGGAGAGTCTGGCCAAGACGTTGGAGGAGTACAGAACGACCACCCAG GAACTGAGGCTGGAAATCTCACATCTGGAGGAGCAGCTGAGTCAGACCCATGAGGGGCCGGATGA GCTACTGGAAGGGGCCCAGGCAAGAAGAGTGGGCTGGACCAGGCTGCTGCCCCCGTCACTGGGCGTGGAGATCGAGGCCATACGGCAG AAACAGCTTCTCCTCTCCCAGAAACAAGAAGTGGCAGCCGCTGCTCTCTCCAGCCCTCTGTGTGGAGTGTGGCAGTGGGAGGAGGTCATCACTGAgacagatgaggaagtggagtTTCTGCCTGAAGCCCCAGCTGGTACACTG AGACACTTGCAGGGAGAGATAGTGCACcttcagggaggaaggaaggagcgaTCAATGTG GTTGcccagaagagaggaagaggaggaagcagtgccCCAGATCATG GCCAATCTCCCCAGCCCTCTGGCGGACCCGCATCATGGAGATGTTCTGGGAAGCCCTCCTGAGAG CCCCACCGAGCCCCAGCCGCAGCAAGCATTGGTGCCTGTGCCCAGAGAGCTGGTCCCAATCAGGAGCCCCAGATGGGGccagctctgcctgccctccctgcagcctgagccactcaggtgcgcCCCGAGGCATTTCCAGAATGAAGGTGGCCGGCACACGCTGGGGTACTGCCCCCAGTTGAGACAGCCCCAGCAGCCCCCCGCCCTGGGGCCTTCCCTGAGCGCTGGGCTGCCTCCCACCAGGATCACTCGGCCCCCACTGATCCCGGCCCCCGTCCtgggcctgctgctgctgctgctgctgtccgTCCTGCTGCTGGGCCAGTCCCCGCCACCCACCtggccccacctccagctctgcTACCTCCAGCCCCCGCCAGTGTGA
- the KASH5 gene encoding protein KASH5 isoform X1 produces MRSLVVAGALRVGEPLSAPPGDGGRLLASPAAAEQPGWPMDVPESRAGGPTAKMYLWDQLEEGSLGTLLSLEEQILNSTFEACDTQKTGLVAVTHVLAYLEAVTGQDPQDARLQTLACNLDPNGEGPQATVDLDTFLTVMRDWIAACQLDGGLELEEETAFKGALTSQQPPSGCPEAEEPANLESFGGEDPRAELPTTADLLSSLEDLELSNRRLAGENSKLQRSLETAEEGSTRLGEEITTLRKQLRSTQQALQCAKAVDEELEDLKTLAKGLEDQNRSLLAQARQTEKEQQHLVAEMETLQEENGKLLAERDGVKRRSEELATEKEVLKRQLYECERLICQRDAVLSERTRHAESLAKTLEEYRTTTQELRLEISHLEEQLSQTHEGPDELLEGAQARRVGWTRLLPPSLGVEIEAIRQKQLLLSQKQEVAAAALSSPLCGVWQWEEVITETDEEVEFLPEAPAGTLRHLQGEIVHLQGGRKERSMWLPRREEEEEAVPQIMANLPSPLADPHHGDVLGSPPESSPTEPQPQQALVPVPRELVPIRSPRWGQLCLPSLQPEPLRCAPRHFQNEGGRHTLGYCPQLRQPQQPPALGPSLSAGLPPTRITRPPLIPAPVLGLLLLLLLSVLLLGQSPPPTWPHLQLCYLQPPPV; encoded by the exons GAGCTCTCAGAGTCGGTGAGCCTTTGTCAGCCCCTCCCGGTGATGGAGGCAGGCTGTTAGCCTCTCCAGCAGCTGCAGAACAACCAGGGTGGCCCATGGATGTGCCAGAGAGTCGCGCGGGTGGCCCCACTGCAAAAA TGTACCTCTGGGACCAGTTGGAGGAGGGGAGCCTCGGGACGCTGCTGAGCTTGGAGGAGCAAATACTCAACTCTACGTTCGAAGCTTGTGACACCCAGAAGACAG GCCTTGTGGCTGTGACCCACGTACTAGCGTACCTGGAGGCTGTGACAGGACAGGACCCCCAGGATGCACGCCTCCAAACACTGGCCTGCAACCTGGACCCCAATGGGGAAGGCCCTCAGGCCACTGTGGACTTGGACACCTTTCTGACCGTCATGAGGGACTGGATCGCTGCCTGTCAGTTGGATGG GGGATTAGAGCTGGAAGAGGAGACAGCCTTCAAGGGGGCCCTGACCTCCCAGCAACCGCCATCTG gatgCCCAGAAGCGGAAGAGCCAGCCAACCTAGAGAGCTTTGGAGGCGAAGACCCCAGAGCTGAGCT GCCCACCACCGCTGACCTGCTGAGCAGCCTGGAGGACCTGGAGCTCAGCAACCGCAGGCTGGCCGGGGAGAACTCCAAGCTCCAGCGCAGCCTGGAGACCGCCGAGGAGGGGTCCACGCGCCTCGGAGAGGAGATCACGACCCTGCGCAAGCAGCTTCGCAG CACCCAGCAGGCCCTGCAGTGTGCCAAGGCCGTGGATGAGGAGCTGGAGGACCTGAAGACGCTGGCCAAGGGCCTGGAGGATCAGAATCGCAGCCTCCTGGCCCAGGCCCGGCAGACG GAAAAGGAACAGCAGCATCTGGTGGCCGAGATGGAGACTCTGCAGGAGGAG AACGGGAAGCTGCTGGCGGAGCGGGATGGCGTCAAAAGGAGGAGTGAGGAGCTGGCCACGGAGAAGGAGGTTTTGAAG CGGCAGCTCTATGAGTGTGAACGCCTCATTTGCCAACGAGATGCCGTCCTCTCAGAG CGCACTCGCCATGCGGAGAGTCTGGCCAAGACGTTGGAGGAGTACAGAACGACCACCCAG GAACTGAGGCTGGAAATCTCACATCTGGAGGAGCAGCTGAGTCAGACCCATGAGGGGCCGGATGA GCTACTGGAAGGGGCCCAGGCAAGAAGAGTGGGCTGGACCAGGCTGCTGCCCCCGTCACTGGGCGTGGAGATCGAGGCCATACGGCAG AAACAGCTTCTCCTCTCCCAGAAACAAGAAGTGGCAGCCGCTGCTCTCTCCAGCCCTCTGTGTGGAGTGTGGCAGTGGGAGGAGGTCATCACTGAgacagatgaggaagtggagtTTCTGCCTGAAGCCCCAGCTGGTACACTG AGACACTTGCAGGGAGAGATAGTGCACcttcagggaggaaggaaggagcgaTCAATGTG GTTGcccagaagagaggaagaggaggaagcagtgccCCAGATCATG GCCAATCTCCCCAGCCCTCTGGCGGACCCGCATCATGGAGATGTTCTGGGAAGCCCTCCTGAGAG CAGCCCCACCGAGCCCCAGCCGCAGCAAGCATTGGTGCCTGTGCCCAGAGAGCTGGTCCCAATCAGGAGCCCCAGATGGGGccagctctgcctgccctccctgcagcctgagccactcaggtgcgcCCCGAGGCATTTCCAGAATGAAGGTGGCCGGCACACGCTGGGGTACTGCCCCCAGTTGAGACAGCCCCAGCAGCCCCCCGCCCTGGGGCCTTCCCTGAGCGCTGGGCTGCCTCCCACCAGGATCACTCGGCCCCCACTGATCCCGGCCCCCGTCCtgggcctgctgctgctgctgctgctgtccgTCCTGCTGCTGGGCCAGTCCCCGCCACCCACCtggccccacctccagctctgcTACCTCCAGCCCCCGCCAGTGTGA